GGCTTATAttggaaaaatcaatttacttcttgtgtaaatttatatttatatcacATTTTGCGACTTTCAAGTGTCACGCTGACAATATCATCGTCGAGACAGCTTagtgagagatttttttgccAAGGTTTCTCGGCGTTACCTTGACAAATCGACGTTTTATGGATGCGTAAGAGCGAAACGAAACGAGCTGTCACTGCCAATTGCTCCAATTTACGGGAAAAGTAAGAGTATCATTGTTATGTAAATCAatcagaaaatgtttttggttTTAACATGACAATTCAATTGGGCCACCCAAACCCACAAACACTAAGCAAAATAAGAGATCTCTCTTTTgttgtatgaaattttgatattttatatttatttgtgtttttgtttttcatctcTTGCAGCAAAGTGGCCGTACACGAGATCCAATATTGTGTTTCAATCAATGTTCACAAGCCGCAACAGAGCCTCTGCCAGGCATTGGGCTCCGCATCAAAAAGTACATGTGGCAAATTCAATCTGAACAATATGTTGCAATCGACGCGCTACGACCTCGTACGGAAAATCGACACGAGCCGAATGAATGTGATTTGCACGGGCTACCGCACACAACAAATGCTCCGAGGGATGCGCCTGCAAACGATGTACTACGTGGACGTGTTTGCCATCCATACGGgcttaaataatttcacataTTTGTATGGGTCCGATGTGGTGTGGTTTAATCGGACACGACCGATGCAGCTAGTCGAGGGAAAGACATCCGTTGGCAAGTTGAGCATTCTCGGTGGAATGTCCGTGTTTAGCTTTAAGGTAAATTTTATCCGAATTGTcagcatttcaattttaacacaaaataatttttgttgtcagGTTCCAATGCGCTCCTccacaaacaattttcaattgttCTTAACACCTTGCAGCAGCATGGTGgatgtaaaaataatcaaagacaagaaaattgtcaagagcataaataatatttttaagccaCAAGTGATACGCATGAATGGTACGAGGCCAGGCGAGCGCTACGTCATTCGTGTCATTGACGCCGACGAGAATCCATGGGGAAATAAAGTTGAGGTAAATCTtcttttctatgaattttacttaaaaataattttatataaatattttttttctcactaaaAGCTTTCTGTCACAACGAAAAAACGTTTCCAAAATTTCCCCACACCCCCAAAGAGCCTTGAGGTGAAGGAAGTTCAAGAGTACAAAACATGCAACTCCACTGTTATCGCATGGAACAGCTCTCTCGACATCAGAGACGTAAAGTAAGTACCTTGAAAGAAGatcgagaaattttttgaagtaaaattcaatattccTTCACAGATATCGAATATTCGTAATTCGAGAGTATCAGGAGGACCGATATCtggataatattaaattaacaaattattgtATAGTTAACTCGAAGATAACGAGTCATCCGCAATTTCATAAAGTTTATTGTATACCAGGCAAAAAGTAAGTATCAAGACAAGAAAGAGGCGCGACGCACCAAAATTAAGTTgtaattatgaaaaagtttgGCGAAAAGTTCACAAGAGccattaataataacatttcaTTAATGGTCTGGCTTTTGGTCCTTTTTTTGTCCCGCATTTTATACTTTGAGGCGtgagcaacaacaacaccaATTACCAACTTTTCGCTTTAATTAAGAAGACTCTTCTGCTtcctttttcaaacaaaatattcgATATTCGGGACTTGTAAAATCGGTGTCATTTTATAAAGTCGCAGTGAAATGCTAgactattaattttaattagaatgaCATGGCAGTGGTCGAGATAATGTTCAACTAAATGATAGTAATCAAATGATGATAAAGTGGATATTTTGGTATTCGAACAAATCTACATAGATCAAATTACAGCTTAAATGCATTTTGACagattaaatttgttattaagCTGGAAATTTGCTTTTGCCCACGCTTTCACAATCTGCTATCTAAAATAACGTCCGTTCTCTCCGGTGCAATTTCATTTATATCTCTTACCGTTTTATTAATATGACATGACAACTTTACCTCTTTTGCACACATTCCAAGTAGCAGACACGTTAAAACTTTACTGAGTGACTTTAAACTGCCGACGACACATTCGGGATTTGCCCCCGTTGAATACAATGCTAAACATTTGaccgtaaaaataaatttaaattttctttaaattaaaattttaattgcaatGGTTTTGGTTTTGTGATTAAACAGTTcgccaatttattttattttatctctttcATGTgcgaatgtgtgtgtgtgtgttggatAGATAGACTGGGAGAGCGCGTGTGTggatattatatttattctttaaccgcaaatcaatttgataaattaaacttcGCCAGACAACTGGAGAGAAGGTTGTGTCATCATATCCCGcacacaaattaaattttctttctttattgtAGCTACGTATCATTTGCTATAATTTTTCACCGCATGTTTGCTCTATTTAAAAGTGAGTGTGAAATTTGCACCAAATTCCTAATGATcctaagaataaaatttaaaaagaatctATTTGTATCTTTGTATTGAAATTTCGTCAttactgaagaaaaatttaatttctactACTTTCATTTACTCACTACTTGACTTAAATCATTATATTTGATCAGAAAAGCTAACTAAcagataaaaaatctaaaactgCATGATTACTTAATTGATAAGtcaaaattcaagtaaatatgagtagataatttttatgcgagtaactttaatatttttttaaataatcctCTGGTTTAACCATAGTCTTTTGAAGGTAGaaccaattaaataaattttaaaacaattctcttgcataatgttttttttgttttgtatataAATACATAGCGTACTTTAgccatcaatttttaaatatttggaaaatggATATGTAAACTTCATCTTTgcatacttttatttaatacaaaattttaggaaatcaAAAAACTAATCTTATTATTGtatgtcaaaaaaagaaaaaaaaatcatgaagttCGCTGGGTGTTTCACGGCCGGGGTTCGAGGAGAAGGGGTGTCGGAGCGTGCCTCTTACTCGTCCTCCCATTCTCTGCGCTCTCTGTAGTCCGCAAGGGATGCCATGTAATAAATGTCCCTACTTCCTTCTGCTCCAAAGGTCGCTTCGCAAGTCAAAATACTCGGTGTAGGTTTAAACTTCctttattgaacttttcaCTTCACTGTCTAGTTAAGAACTGAACTCTTATTCCCGCGTTACATGTTTATATACGTATGTTTTGCACTGGGGTCAGCTGTCAGCCGATGTCAAGTCGACGGTTCGACTGACCCTCAATGCCTTACACACTTTTGGtgaattccacaaaaaaaataaatggtccAAAATACACAGAGTATTTGTTTATTGATAATATTgagcattaaaaattcttgccAATTaatatatagaaatttttaatgggccAGTTGTTTCACATTTGACTTATTACCTTCCTTAAGACCCAACaggattttaaaaaaggtCAGATCAATCAGTTTTTGATCACCGTCTCAAAGGTTCTCGTATTTTCTCTATACAggttattttcgtttttttttgcagtaacaGGTCAATAACAATTGTGTTCAgtttctgaaat
The sequence above is drawn from the Culicoides brevitarsis isolate CSIRO-B50_1 chromosome 1, AGI_CSIRO_Cbre_v1, whole genome shotgun sequence genome and encodes:
- the LOC134827174 gene encoding protein NDNF; the encoded protein is MMAIKKLLIVTVMILTTSVDRQMIKNVWGQLPQATQQKQCTYGLNTVQNIIGDQIPTIVLYENVPIKEYIDKGQRKRFSIPLPESSPITITVTPTAEITWRVVFNNTLTLASYNVTDDKTLSLSCASAGEYDIFIIALARTHIRVSYTLTYDQAPYWPYMNWTSPAKIRFQYQPKRLQLLLKWEKSKVAVHEIQYCVSINVHKPQQSLCQALGSASKSTCGKFNLNNMLQSTRYDLVRKIDTSRMNVICTGYRTQQMLRGMRLQTMYYVDVFAIHTGLNNFTYLYGSDVVWFNRTRPMQLVEGKTSVGKLSILGGMSVFSFKVPMRSSTNNFQLFLTPCSSMVDVKIIKDKKIVKSINNIFKPQVIRMNGTRPGERYVIRVIDADENPWGNKVELSVTTKKRFQNFPTPPKSLEVKEVQEYKTCNSTVIAWNSSLDIRDVKYRIFVIREYQEDRYLDNIKLTNYCIVNSKITSHPQFHKVYCIPGKKSELQNFTITGLSPGGLYIIYVTASLGNGKSFSYQLLKIRTNASCANGGGRGSNSSLNISSKYAKYNLMKYEIFGKNWSPSDFSNDLKN